In one Rhodococcus sp. B50 genomic region, the following are encoded:
- a CDS encoding enoyl-CoA hydratase: MTDDLPGVDTTVDDGVLRVTLNRPARMNAVKTETLDAVAEAFEKYADDPAVRVAVLTGAGRAFCSGADIAGRDLSAPPSADTIDAANRATAAIRAFPRPVVGAVNGVAAGVGVSLALACDLTVAKESGYFLLAFTKIGLMPDGGASALIAASIGRARALKMALLAERLPTTEALAAGLIAEVWSDDEFDSAVETLVQRLAGGPSAAFESTKNAINDATLTELDNAFARERKGQLVLLGSADFAEGVTAFQEKRPANFRR; encoded by the coding sequence ATGACCGATGACCTGCCCGGTGTCGACACGACCGTCGACGACGGCGTCCTGCGCGTCACCCTGAACCGGCCCGCACGAATGAACGCCGTGAAGACCGAGACGCTCGACGCGGTCGCCGAGGCCTTCGAGAAGTACGCCGATGATCCGGCCGTACGCGTCGCGGTGCTCACCGGTGCCGGTCGCGCATTCTGCTCGGGTGCCGACATCGCCGGTCGCGATCTGAGCGCACCCCCGAGCGCCGACACGATCGACGCCGCCAACCGTGCCACCGCGGCGATCCGCGCATTCCCGCGCCCGGTCGTCGGCGCCGTCAACGGTGTGGCCGCAGGTGTCGGCGTATCCCTCGCGCTCGCATGCGATCTCACCGTCGCGAAGGAATCGGGATACTTCCTGCTCGCGTTCACGAAGATCGGGCTGATGCCCGACGGCGGAGCATCCGCACTGATCGCCGCGTCCATCGGACGCGCGCGGGCGTTGAAGATGGCCCTGCTCGCCGAGCGCCTCCCCACCACCGAGGCCCTCGCGGCCGGCCTCATCGCCGAGGTCTGGTCCGACGACGAATTCGACAGTGCAGTAGAAACTCTCGTACAGCGACTCGCCGGCGGCCCGTCGGCCGCCTTCGAGTCGACGAAGAACGCGATCAACGACGCGACGCTCACCGAACTCGACAATGCCTTCGCTCGGGAGCGGAAGGGGCAGCTCGTCCTGCTCGGCAGCGCGGACTTCGCCGAAGGTGTGACGGCCTTCCAGGAGAAGCGCCCCGCGAACTTCCGGCGCTGA
- a CDS encoding TetR/AcrR family transcriptional regulator, with translation MVRTNPERRQALLDASIEVLARDGARGLTFRAVDKEAGVPTGTASNYFANRDDLLVQVGHRYYERLLPADEVMAQSHGPQTRESMIGLMTEVVDRLTRFRAGYLALLELRLEATRRPELQALLTERVRADLDFNIANYRLSGLPGGEDAVVLLYLALNWLVLDRLTLPGIVDEHRAAELVRAAVERVIPDDA, from the coding sequence GTGGTTCGGACGAATCCGGAACGGCGACAGGCCTTGTTGGATGCCTCGATCGAGGTGCTCGCGCGCGACGGCGCCCGCGGGTTGACCTTCCGTGCGGTGGACAAGGAGGCGGGGGTGCCCACGGGTACGGCGTCGAACTACTTCGCCAACCGCGACGATCTGCTCGTCCAGGTGGGTCACCGCTACTACGAGCGACTTCTGCCCGCCGACGAGGTCATGGCGCAATCGCACGGACCGCAGACCCGCGAATCCATGATCGGGCTGATGACGGAGGTGGTCGATCGGCTCACGCGGTTCCGCGCCGGCTACCTCGCGCTCCTCGAACTACGCCTCGAAGCGACCCGGCGTCCCGAACTGCAGGCACTGCTCACCGAACGGGTGCGCGCCGACCTGGATTTCAACATCGCCAACTACCGGCTGTCCGGCCTGCCGGGTGGCGAGGACGCCGTCGTGCTGCTCTATCTCGCGCTGAACTGGCTGGTTCTCGACAGGCTCACCCTGCCCGGAATCGTCGACGAGCATCGTGCCGCCGAGTTGGTGCGGGCGGCCGTCGAACGCGTGATCCCCGACGACGCCTGA
- a CDS encoding dihydrofolate reductase family protein: MRKLVYYVAVTLDGYIAGPNGEYDFYPICDDMAAAMSARYPEAVPTALREQIGMPVDTPNKEWDTVIMGRGAYEPGLSLGLTSPYSHMQQYVVSRTLAPVDDPQVRIVDTDPVELVRTLKAEDGLDIWLCGGGNIAGQLVDEIDRLVFKSYPVIAGDGIPALSGNFVPTPFDVTAREEFSNGTQVTWFDRH; the protein is encoded by the coding sequence ATGCGGAAACTCGTCTACTACGTGGCAGTGACGCTCGACGGTTACATCGCAGGCCCGAACGGGGAGTACGACTTCTATCCGATCTGCGACGACATGGCGGCGGCGATGAGCGCGAGATATCCGGAGGCCGTCCCGACCGCGCTCCGCGAACAGATCGGCATGCCCGTCGACACACCGAACAAGGAATGGGACACGGTGATCATGGGGCGCGGCGCCTACGAACCCGGTCTCTCACTGGGACTCACGAGCCCGTACAGCCACATGCAGCAGTACGTCGTGTCCCGCACTCTCGCGCCGGTCGACGACCCGCAGGTCCGGATTGTCGACACCGATCCCGTCGAGCTGGTCCGCACGCTGAAAGCCGAAGATGGACTGGATATCTGGCTCTGCGGCGGCGGCAACATCGCGGGGCAGCTCGTCGACGAGATCGACCGGCTGGTCTTCAAGAGCTATCCCGTGATCGCGGGCGACGGCATCCCGGCACTGTCCGGCAACTTCGTCCCCACCCCATTCGACGTCACCGCGCGCGAGGAATTCAGCAACGGCACACAGGTCACCTGGTTCGACCGTCACTGA
- a CDS encoding TetR/AcrR family transcriptional regulator, translating into MGASSDGADTLTNGESIPDWRILEPMQLSPILTAALDAFYETGFHGTSVREIARRVGVTVPALYYHHENKEGLLIALLELSTSDVLSRAHAAAEDADGDPVRRLSNVIEAIVLRMTMRARLAALEGEARYLSPENRQRYRAVRKGVEQLVRQIVEEGVAADVFDVDDAAETTRALLGMCQSIPRWYHAEGTLSPEAVAQKYVGIALKTVGA; encoded by the coding sequence ATGGGTGCTTCGAGCGACGGGGCCGACACCCTCACCAACGGTGAGTCGATCCCGGATTGGCGCATCCTCGAACCGATGCAGCTGAGTCCCATCCTCACCGCTGCCCTCGACGCGTTCTACGAGACCGGCTTCCACGGCACCTCGGTGCGGGAGATCGCGCGTCGCGTCGGCGTCACCGTTCCGGCGCTCTACTACCACCACGAGAACAAGGAAGGGCTGCTCATCGCCCTTCTCGAACTGTCCACGAGCGATGTGCTCTCCCGCGCGCACGCCGCCGCCGAAGATGCCGACGGCGACCCGGTACGCAGGCTGTCGAACGTTATCGAGGCGATCGTGCTGCGCATGACGATGCGGGCCCGCCTCGCTGCGCTCGAGGGTGAGGCCCGCTATCTGAGCCCCGAGAACCGCCAGCGCTACCGCGCGGTGCGCAAGGGCGTCGAGCAGTTGGTGCGCCAGATCGTCGAGGAGGGCGTCGCAGCGGACGTGTTCGACGTGGACGATGCCGCCGAGACGACCCGTGCCCTGCTCGGCATGTGCCAGTCGATCCCGCGCTGGTACCACGCGGAGGGCACGCTCAGCCCCGAGGCCGTCGCACAGAAGTACGTCGGTATCGCCCTCAAGACCGTCGGCGCCTGA
- a CDS encoding histidine phosphatase family protein, with protein sequence MSGRLILARHGQTVANVARRLDTKLPGAELTELGVEQARTLGKNLVERTPSLLVASQALRARQTADHAGSAVSLETSVREGVHEVQVGELEDRSDEESHKLFMKVYEEWHNGDLRARVPGGESALDVLDRYLPVLESLRSDYLDAGSGDVVVVSHGAAIRLVAAYLGKVPAGFAITNHLANTETVELAPVSGGWECVRWGSFLAPFHDTARGGADDPMG encoded by the coding sequence GTGAGCGGCAGATTGATCCTGGCCCGGCACGGCCAGACGGTGGCGAACGTCGCCCGGAGACTCGATACGAAACTTCCCGGAGCGGAGCTCACCGAGCTCGGCGTCGAACAGGCCCGCACGCTCGGGAAGAATCTCGTCGAGCGGACGCCCTCGCTGCTCGTCGCGTCGCAGGCGCTGCGGGCCCGGCAGACGGCCGACCACGCGGGATCCGCGGTGTCGCTGGAGACGAGCGTCCGCGAGGGCGTGCACGAGGTGCAGGTCGGGGAACTCGAGGACCGCAGTGACGAGGAATCGCACAAGCTGTTCATGAAGGTCTATGAGGAATGGCACAACGGCGACCTGCGGGCGCGGGTCCCGGGCGGTGAATCGGCGCTCGACGTGCTCGACCGGTATCTGCCCGTTCTCGAGTCGCTGCGCAGCGATTATCTCGACGCGGGCTCGGGCGACGTGGTGGTCGTCAGCCACGGTGCCGCCATCCGGCTCGTGGCGGCCTATCTGGGGAAGGTGCCGGCCGGTTTCGCCATCACGAATCACCTGGCCAACACCGAGACGGTCGAGCTGGCGCCGGTGTCCGGCGGGTGGGAATGCGTGCGCTGGGGATCCTTCCTCGCGCCCTTCCACGACACCGCCCGCGGCGGTGCCGACGATCCGATGGGGTGA
- the pheA gene encoding prephenate dehydratase: MPRIAYFGPTGTFTEMALDRFESLGALDVLVGESADVERVSAASPPATLQLLRDQQVDGAVVPIESSVEGSVPPTMDALALGPRLQIVAEVELDIAFTVVTREGVTRDQVRTIGAYPVAAAQVRRWIEDHLPAAEVVTAASNAGAAEDVVSGKVDAAVSTALAGQRLGLSVLADKVADFEGARTRFVLVTRPRPVPKRTGVDRTSVVLQLPNEPGSLVRAITEFSTRGIDLSRIESRPTRREYGTYFFHLDCVGHIDDALVAEALQGLHRFAQVRFLGSWPAVSEHGVPPVSDDEDARWLDRLRRGED; encoded by the coding sequence GTGCCACGTATCGCCTATTTCGGACCGACGGGAACGTTCACCGAGATGGCTCTCGACCGCTTCGAGAGCCTCGGTGCACTCGACGTGCTCGTCGGCGAGTCCGCCGACGTCGAGCGCGTCTCGGCCGCCAGCCCACCGGCTACCCTGCAACTCCTGCGGGACCAGCAGGTCGACGGTGCCGTCGTCCCCATCGAGAGTTCGGTCGAGGGTTCGGTGCCGCCCACCATGGACGCTCTGGCGCTCGGGCCGCGCCTGCAGATCGTCGCCGAGGTCGAGCTCGACATCGCGTTCACGGTGGTCACCCGCGAAGGGGTCACCCGCGATCAGGTCCGCACGATCGGCGCCTATCCGGTGGCCGCGGCGCAGGTGCGGCGCTGGATCGAGGACCACCTGCCCGCCGCCGAGGTCGTGACCGCCGCCTCCAACGCCGGAGCGGCCGAGGACGTCGTGTCCGGAAAGGTCGACGCGGCCGTGTCCACCGCACTCGCCGGGCAGCGGCTCGGCCTGTCGGTTCTCGCCGACAAGGTCGCCGACTTCGAGGGCGCCCGTACCCGCTTCGTCCTCGTCACCCGGCCGCGGCCGGTGCCGAAACGCACCGGTGTCGACCGCACCTCGGTCGTGCTGCAACTCCCCAACGAGCCGGGCTCGCTGGTGCGCGCGATCACCGAGTTCTCCACGCGCGGAATCGATCTGTCCCGCATCGAATCCCGGCCGACCCGCAGGGAATACGGCACCTACTTCTTCCACTTGGACTGTGTGGGTCACATCGACGACGCGCTGGTCGCCGAGGCACTGCAGGGATTGCACCGCTTCGCGCAGGTGCGGTTCCTCGGATCGTGGCCCGCTGTGTCCGAACACGGTGTCCCGCCCGTGTCGGACGACGAGGATGCGCGGTGGCTCGACCGGCTGCGGCGCGGAGAGGACTGA
- a CDS encoding dihydrofolate reductase family protein — MGRILVHEFVSLDGGYEDPSFTADYGFPDDLGASVGRLTDSSKAILLGRNTFHMFAAGWADRTAEDDPGAPFFNETPKYVVSSTLDNGDEWKNSTVLGPYDPGAIRDLKAATDGDIYVSGSGTLVRALLADGLVDELHLLMYPVVLGSGARLFPDGVGRLPLTLLGSESFGNGVVHLTYGPAA, encoded by the coding sequence ATGGGCAGGATCCTGGTGCACGAATTCGTGAGTCTCGACGGAGGATACGAGGACCCGAGCTTCACGGCCGACTACGGGTTCCCGGACGACCTCGGTGCGAGCGTGGGCCGCCTCACCGACTCCAGCAAGGCGATTCTGCTCGGACGCAACACATTCCACATGTTCGCCGCGGGCTGGGCCGACCGCACCGCCGAGGACGATCCCGGGGCACCGTTCTTCAACGAGACCCCGAAGTACGTGGTGTCGTCGACACTCGACAACGGCGACGAGTGGAAGAACTCGACGGTTCTCGGACCGTACGATCCGGGTGCGATACGCGACCTGAAGGCCGCAACCGACGGCGACATCTACGTCAGCGGCAGCGGGACGCTCGTCCGCGCGCTCCTCGCCGACGGCCTGGTCGACGAACTTCACCTGCTGATGTACCCCGTGGTGCTCGGTTCGGGTGCGCGCCTGTTCCCCGACGGGGTGGGTCGTCTACCACTCACACTGCTGGGCAGCGAGTCCTTCGGGAACGGCGTCGTGCATCTCACCTACGGACCGGCTGCCTGA
- a CDS encoding DUF2470 domain-containing protein, which translates to MQTTTSVIPAPTTAERVRTALIRADTTQLAIDGCDPLPTSVHHLLDDGQVAVVVAEDSLPVALAWQAGSAGIPAMLELTDHSPIALRNPVRSLIWLSGTLRPVDHPRRLAAEIAEILPHPELLDVGHRSELLCLTLDSVVAADTTGAEAVDVTDVLDAAPDPFAVLETGWLQHLEQDHADIVWQIARRIPPAHRGGRIRPLGLDRYGLRLRVESEGDDHDVRIPFHEPVDDPAALSRALRLLAGCPFRNGLPPRT; encoded by the coding sequence ATGCAGACCACCACATCCGTCATTCCCGCGCCGACCACGGCCGAACGTGTACGCACAGCGCTCATCCGGGCCGATACGACCCAGCTCGCGATCGACGGATGCGACCCGCTCCCCACCTCCGTCCACCATCTCCTCGACGACGGGCAGGTCGCCGTCGTCGTCGCCGAGGACAGCCTCCCCGTCGCACTCGCCTGGCAGGCCGGAAGCGCCGGAATCCCCGCGATGCTCGAGCTCACCGACCATTCGCCGATCGCACTGCGCAACCCGGTGCGGTCGCTCATCTGGCTCAGCGGCACCCTGCGTCCGGTCGACCATCCCCGCCGGCTCGCCGCCGAGATCGCCGAGATCCTCCCGCATCCCGAACTCCTCGACGTCGGACACCGCTCCGAACTCCTGTGCCTGACTCTCGACTCCGTCGTCGCAGCCGACACCACCGGAGCCGAAGCCGTCGATGTCACCGACGTCCTCGACGCTGCTCCCGACCCCTTTGCGGTACTCGAGACCGGCTGGCTCCAGCACCTCGAACAGGACCACGCCGACATCGTGTGGCAGATCGCGCGACGGATTCCGCCCGCGCATCGCGGCGGACGGATCCGCCCCCTCGGCCTCGACCGCTACGGCCTGCGCCTGCGCGTCGAATCCGAAGGCGACGACCACGACGTGCGCATCCCCTTCCACGAGCCGGTCGACGATCCCGCGGCCCTGAGCCGCGCGCTGCGCCTGCTGGCCGGCTGCCCCTTCCGCAACGGACTGCCGCCGCGGACCTGA
- a CDS encoding MFS transporter, whose protein sequence is MNIESPEKNSAATTSVTLASKKKSLLASSVGNILEWYEWSAYAVFAPFIAAAMFNSDNPVSALLSTLAVFAVGFLMRPLGGIVFGRIADKRGRKFVLVTTMLMMAGGSLVIGLMPTYSSIGVWASLLLLLARVVQGFAHGGESATAYSYVSEIAPAHRRGMWGSVAFVAIFGGSVLAYTIGGAVTSTLSESAVGEWGWRVPFLLGFFLALFALYLRRSMEESEVFDQQEARVDEPRIPRKVVVRAILLMIGMTSGVTAAHYTWTSYVSTYAITQKGMDADTAYWMLVIAQVIALVSLPFWGLLSDRIGRRPMLGGFAVLMFALQIPLTSMITSSGWTLLVATTLALLIVSIPGAILSCTLSESFPTRLRTQAIGFAYSFSVAVFGGTAPYLNQLLTGWDIGWVFGVYIMALCVATGIAALIMKETKGIDLQKV, encoded by the coding sequence ATGAACATCGAATCACCTGAGAAGAATTCCGCTGCAACAACTTCGGTGACTCTTGCATCGAAGAAAAAGTCTCTTCTCGCCAGCTCCGTCGGTAACATCCTGGAGTGGTACGAGTGGAGCGCCTACGCGGTGTTCGCTCCGTTCATCGCCGCAGCCATGTTCAACAGCGACAATCCGGTCTCGGCGCTGCTGTCCACGCTCGCGGTCTTCGCCGTCGGATTCCTGATGCGCCCGCTCGGCGGCATCGTGTTCGGCCGCATCGCCGACAAGCGCGGGCGCAAGTTCGTCCTCGTCACGACCATGCTCATGATGGCCGGCGGCAGCCTCGTCATCGGACTCATGCCGACCTACTCGTCGATCGGTGTGTGGGCGTCGCTGCTCCTGCTGCTCGCCCGCGTGGTGCAGGGCTTCGCGCACGGTGGCGAGTCGGCGACCGCCTACTCGTACGTCAGTGAGATCGCGCCGGCACATCGCCGGGGCATGTGGGGCAGTGTCGCCTTCGTCGCCATCTTCGGCGGTTCCGTGCTCGCGTACACGATCGGTGGAGCGGTCACCTCGACTCTCTCCGAGAGCGCGGTGGGTGAGTGGGGATGGCGCGTGCCGTTCCTCCTCGGCTTCTTCCTGGCCCTGTTCGCCCTCTACCTGCGACGCAGCATGGAGGAGAGCGAGGTCTTCGACCAGCAGGAGGCCCGGGTCGACGAACCGCGCATCCCCCGCAAGGTGGTCGTGCGCGCGATTCTGCTGATGATCGGTATGACCTCGGGTGTCACGGCCGCGCACTACACGTGGACCTCGTACGTGTCGACCTACGCGATCACGCAGAAGGGGATGGACGCCGACACCGCCTACTGGATGCTCGTCATCGCTCAGGTGATCGCGCTGGTGTCGCTGCCCTTCTGGGGTCTGCTCTCCGACCGGATCGGCCGGCGTCCCATGCTCGGCGGCTTCGCCGTCCTCATGTTCGCGTTGCAGATCCCGTTGACGTCGATGATCACGTCGTCCGGGTGGACGCTGCTCGTCGCGACCACCCTCGCCCTGCTCATCGTGTCGATCCCGGGCGCGATCCTGTCGTGCACCCTCTCGGAGAGCTTCCCGACCCGCCTGCGTACCCAGGCCATCGGGTTCGCGTACTCCTTCTCGGTGGCGGTCTTCGGTGGCACCGCGCCCTATCTGAACCAGCTGCTGACCGGCTGGGACATCGGTTGGGTCTTCGGGGTCTACATCATGGCGCTGTGTGTTGCGACCGGCATCGCGGCGCTGATCATGAAGGAGACGAAGGGTATCGATCTGCAGAAGGTCTGA
- a CDS encoding CPBP family intramembrane glutamic endopeptidase has translation MTTLRDWLRPASRNPEPPLDPAERRALWIEITIVLLVTFGLSGISSILSLAEAALAPEPLSDQTVALNTPRSSQGFIDLARQLLGIVRLLAWGALGLYLLWRSGVGPRLAGLARPGLRRDLLPGVGLAALIGLPGLALYLVARAAGLNLTVAPSLLEDYWWRLPTEVLWAIANSGAEEILVVAYLLTRLRQLGWSENSSLLASALLRGSYHLYQGIGGGFGNVVMGLVFGRYWQRTGRLWPLVIAHALIDTVAFVGYQALRGHVSWLP, from the coding sequence GTGACGACCCTCCGCGACTGGCTGCGGCCCGCCTCCCGCAACCCCGAGCCGCCCCTCGACCCTGCCGAGCGCCGAGCGCTGTGGATCGAGATCACCATCGTCCTGCTCGTCACCTTCGGCCTGAGCGGGATCTCGTCGATCCTGTCGCTGGCCGAGGCGGCGCTGGCACCGGAACCGCTGTCGGACCAGACGGTGGCCCTGAACACGCCGCGCTCGTCGCAGGGGTTCATCGATCTCGCCCGGCAACTCCTCGGCATCGTGCGATTGCTCGCCTGGGGCGCCCTCGGCCTGTACCTGCTGTGGCGGAGCGGCGTCGGTCCGAGGCTCGCAGGTCTCGCCCGGCCCGGTCTGCGCCGCGATCTGCTGCCCGGCGTGGGTCTGGCCGCGCTGATCGGACTCCCCGGCCTCGCGTTGTACCTGGTGGCGCGCGCCGCCGGCCTGAACCTGACGGTCGCGCCGAGCCTGCTCGAGGACTACTGGTGGCGGTTGCCCACCGAGGTGCTGTGGGCGATCGCCAACTCCGGCGCGGAAGAGATCCTGGTCGTCGCCTATCTCCTCACCCGTCTGCGGCAGCTCGGCTGGTCGGAGAACTCGTCGCTGCTCGCCTCCGCGCTGCTTCGCGGCAGCTATCACCTCTACCAAGGCATCGGCGGCGGGTTCGGCAACGTGGTCATGGGCCTGGTGTTCGGGCGGTACTGGCAGCGAACCGGCCGGTTGTGGCCGCTCGTGATCGCCCACGCTCTCATCGACACCGTCGCCTTCGTCGGCTACCAAGCACTGAGGGGCCACGTCTCCTGGCTGCCCTGA
- a CDS encoding LCP family protein → MPPRRPDAMPPSPEGTQVLRRDGRPQSPQAWSQAPAPTYRPARTPRQDRQQPPPQQQRREWARTQRPERFAEPAPNRRPPRGNTPPPAPPRRPAAPPSRPAPRRPLGARRILRRLAIAAVVLVVAMGASVVYLDGKLARVDALADYDGRVGDTPGTNWLLVGSDSRVGLTPEQEQELATGGEVGADRTDTVLLVHIPPGGGATTMVSLPRDSYVSVPGFGQDKLNASFALGGPQLLVQTVEGATGVHIDHYAEIGFGGFASIVDAVGGVDICVPYPIDDPLAGLRLEAGCQELNGPQALGFVRTRATPLADLDRMNNQRLFLSALLSKATSPGTFLNPFRAWSLMSGAAGSVRVDDGDHLWNLARLAWAMRGETVTTTVPVGGFDDVYGIGNVLLWDRERAVPFFGAISEGDPIPPDLLAPAP, encoded by the coding sequence ATGCCACCGCGTCGCCCCGACGCCATGCCACCGTCCCCCGAGGGCACTCAGGTTCTCCGGCGCGACGGCCGACCACAGTCACCGCAGGCGTGGTCGCAGGCGCCCGCACCGACCTACCGGCCCGCCCGGACTCCCCGACAGGACCGGCAGCAACCGCCGCCGCAGCAGCAACGCCGCGAGTGGGCCCGGACGCAACGACCCGAACGGTTCGCCGAACCTGCCCCGAACCGGCGACCGCCGCGTGGGAACACACCCCCGCCCGCTCCTCCTCGACGTCCCGCGGCCCCGCCGTCGCGGCCTGCACCGCGACGTCCGCTCGGTGCCCGGCGCATCCTGCGGCGACTGGCGATCGCCGCGGTCGTGCTCGTCGTCGCGATGGGTGCGAGCGTGGTCTACCTCGACGGCAAGCTCGCGCGCGTCGATGCGCTGGCCGACTACGACGGTCGCGTCGGCGACACTCCCGGCACGAACTGGTTGCTCGTCGGCTCCGACAGCCGGGTGGGCCTCACTCCCGAGCAGGAACAAGAACTCGCGACCGGCGGGGAGGTCGGCGCCGACCGCACCGACACCGTCCTGCTCGTCCACATCCCGCCCGGTGGGGGCGCGACGACGATGGTCTCCCTGCCCCGCGACTCCTACGTGAGCGTGCCGGGCTTCGGTCAGGACAAACTCAACGCGTCCTTCGCGCTGGGCGGGCCGCAACTGCTCGTGCAGACGGTCGAGGGCGCCACCGGAGTGCACATCGACCACTACGCCGAGATCGGCTTCGGCGGGTTCGCGTCGATCGTCGACGCGGTCGGCGGGGTAGACATCTGCGTGCCCTACCCGATCGACGACCCGCTCGCCGGGCTCAGGCTCGAAGCCGGATGTCAGGAATTGAACGGACCGCAAGCTCTGGGTTTCGTGCGCACGCGCGCGACCCCGCTCGCCGATCTGGACCGGATGAACAACCAGCGTCTGTTCCTCTCGGCGCTGCTGAGCAAGGCGACGAGCCCCGGCACCTTCCTGAACCCGTTCCGGGCGTGGTCGCTGATGTCCGGTGCGGCCGGGTCGGTGCGGGTCGACGACGGCGACCACCTGTGGAATCTGGCGCGACTCGCGTGGGCGATGCGCGGCGAGACGGTCACCACCACGGTTCCGGTGGGCGGATTCGACGACGTCTACGGCATCGGCAACGTCCTGCTGTGGGACCGTGAGCGTGCCGTTCCGTTCTTCGGAGCGATCTCGGAGGGCGACCCGATTCCGCCCGATCTTCTCGCGCCGGCCCCTTGA
- a CDS encoding ferritin has translation MIMTTMGDMTKTKFHTLLHDQIRHEFTASHQYIAIAVFYDNTDLPQLAKHFYAQAVEERNHAMMIVQYFLDRDMAVDLTGVDAVQSMFEEAREPIALALAQEKKVTEQIVELARTARDEGDYLGEQFMQWFLQEQVEEVATMTTLLTVADRAGANLFNLEDFVARELNSKASEPRGNAPLAAGGAI, from the coding sequence ATGATCATGACGACGATGGGCGACATGACCAAGACCAAGTTCCACACCCTGCTGCACGACCAGATCCGCCACGAGTTCACGGCGTCGCATCAGTACATCGCCATCGCGGTCTTCTACGACAACACCGATCTCCCGCAGCTGGCCAAGCACTTCTACGCGCAGGCCGTCGAGGAGCGCAACCACGCCATGATGATCGTCCAGTACTTCCTGGACCGCGACATGGCCGTCGACCTCACGGGAGTCGACGCGGTGCAGTCGATGTTCGAGGAGGCCCGCGAACCGATCGCGCTGGCCCTCGCCCAGGAGAAGAAGGTCACCGAGCAGATCGTCGAACTCGCCCGCACCGCACGCGACGAGGGCGACTATCTCGGCGAGCAGTTCATGCAGTGGTTCCTGCAGGAACAGGTCGAGGAGGTCGCGACGATGACGACCCTGCTGACCGTGGCCGATCGTGCAGGCGCCAATCTCTTCAACCTCGAGGACTTCGTGGCCCGCGAGCTGAATTCGAAGGCGAGCGAGCCGCGGGGCAATGCCCCGCTCGCCGCCGGCGGCGCCATCTGA
- a CDS encoding DUF5926 family protein yields MAKKSKRNSGPKPGSNRAAKLEQRRLEREAATAATSRPFEGLAFECDLVALREFVPSALAELPTAEDGRRVVGATILPGGVAALVREEDGAPVAYVGLQLAAGFGPDPAGELAAALHWAHTAEPGSSLQVANVDDDTPSLADLIDPAVVPAITVHNDFDWWIPAGVEPSAEIAHTVKHANEAVLPSARLEGDGLRGAWWVDPGEKAHLRWVRPEDEDALMAALSRVHAAGGLHLGEGSRFAGSFRTHGLLVPVFDLDRDKHPDEWVAPTIEFGQRLDEALAVDEPLTAAERRSRDGLRSRQVTLR; encoded by the coding sequence GTGGCCAAGAAGAGCAAGAGAAACAGCGGACCCAAGCCCGGCAGCAATCGCGCCGCGAAGCTCGAGCAGCGCCGGCTCGAGCGGGAAGCGGCGACCGCCGCGACGTCCCGGCCCTTCGAAGGACTCGCCTTCGAATGCGATCTCGTGGCACTGCGCGAGTTCGTGCCGTCGGCCCTCGCGGAGCTGCCCACAGCCGAGGACGGCCGCCGCGTCGTGGGCGCGACCATCCTTCCCGGCGGGGTGGCGGCACTGGTCCGCGAGGAGGACGGTGCGCCGGTCGCGTACGTCGGCCTGCAGCTCGCCGCCGGCTTCGGCCCCGACCCGGCGGGCGAACTGGCCGCGGCCCTGCACTGGGCGCACACGGCCGAGCCGGGATCGTCGCTGCAGGTCGCGAATGTCGACGACGACACCCCGTCGCTCGCGGACCTGATCGACCCGGCGGTCGTGCCGGCGATCACCGTCCACAACGACTTCGACTGGTGGATCCCGGCGGGTGTCGAACCGAGCGCCGAGATCGCACACACCGTCAAGCACGCGAACGAGGCCGTGCTGCCGTCGGCGCGGCTCGAGGGCGACGGCCTCCGTGGCGCGTGGTGGGTCGATCCGGGCGAGAAGGCACACCTGCGGTGGGTGCGACCCGAGGACGAGGACGCGCTGATGGCGGCATTGTCGCGCGTGCACGCCGCCGGTGGCCTGCACCTCGGTGAGGGATCGCGGTTCGCCGGTTCGTTCCGTACCCACGGCCTGCTGGTGCCGGTGTTCGATCTCGACCGCGACAAGCACCCGGACGAATGGGTCGCCCCGACCATCGAGTTCGGACAGCGTCTCGACGAGGCCCTGGCTGTGGACGAACCGCTCACCGCCGCCGAACGACGGTCGCGCGACGGTCTGCGTAGCCGTCAGGTCACCCTGCGCTGA